The window TACCTGTTGATGCGGGCGGCAACCCATGGAATGGATCATGGGTATATGATCATGGAAATCTTGTTGCAAACTTACTAAATAACGTCGTACTTGAATCCACTGGTGTTCTTCAAAAATCAAGGATTTACGAAATGAGCGATAATAAAACATTAAGAGAAACGATCGCGTTCTTAATTGTTCGAGATAATGCCCACCAAAATGCTTTTGCAAAAGCTCTAGAAACATTAGGTGTAGACTGGGGCAAACTTTTTCCGGTCCCAAATTATGATATAAACAAATATCCAGAATGTCGCAAATATGTGGAAATGGGCTTCCATAATGCCCAATTCAATTTCCGATTAGATGAGACGAGAATGGGCGAAATATTCCAAGGTACAACTCCGAGCAGAAATGGTGGGAATTTATCAGTCATTGCACCACCAAATGGATATCCTGTACCAGAAATGCCTGATATGCCTAACGAACATGCTCCAGGCCTTTATGATTTAAATAATTAAATAGTGCTAATTTTGGGACGGGGTTTCCTTCACATGGTAAGGCTCAATTGGCCAGAAATGTGAAAGAAACCCCGTCCCCATTTCTCACTTCCCAGTTCTCACTTGTAATCGCTAACATAATTTGCTAAAGTTTAAGTATAATAGAATATTTTTCAACACTAGGGGTGCTTTTTAAGCTGAGAGAGACTATTGTCTTAACCCTTGAACCTGCTCTAGGTAATGCTAGCGAAGGGAAGTGGAGTAACAGGGATAGTACTGTCTTTTTAAAACCCAAACCACTTCTTTATGCAGAAGTGGTTTTTTTAATTGATTCAAAAGTAAGATTATGTTAAAGGCTATTGTCGTTTTTTAATAGTATCTAGCTGTGATTGAAGCGCATGTCGGAGACTCCTGCGGGAGAAGCGGGGAGGGGGAGACCCCGCAGGCGAAGCCGAGGAGGCTCCCGGCCCGCCCGCGGAAAGCGGAGATATGCGCGGAAATCAACAGCGGTGCTTAACAGAGCCAAAAGAAAAAGGAGGTAATACATTGAAGCATAATGTAGATGAACTTATCCAACTTGTAGAGGAGCGACAGGACGAATTAGTGGACTTGCTTTGTAAACTCATTCAGTACGAAACTCCGGCACCACCAGCAAGAAATACATCGGAAGCTCAGCGTTTTATTGCTGGATTTTTACAAGAAAAAGGTTTTGCCATTGATACATGGGACGTGTACCCAGGTGACCCGAATGTAGTCGGAGTGTTAAAAGGAACAAATTCAGACCAATATAAAAGCCTCATTATTAACGGTCATGTAGACGTTGCGGAGGTAGATGAGTCAGAAGAGTGGGAAACAGATCCGTTTACTCCTATCGTAAGAGATGGAGTGGTAATAGGCAGAGGTGCAGCCGATATGAAAGGCGGACTTGCAGGAGCTTTATTCGCGATTCAGCTTTTGCATGAAGCGGGGATTGAATTACCAGGAGATCTGACGTTTCAGTCTGTTATCGGAGAAGAAGTAGGAGAAGCGGGAACTTTACAATGTTGCAAAAGAGGTTACACGGCAGACTTTGCGCTTGTCGTCGATACTAGTAATCTACAAGTGCAAGGTCAAGGTGGAGTCATTACTGGTTGGGTAACTGTGAAAAGTAAGCAAACACATCATGACGCGACAAGAAAAAATATGATTCATGCAGGTGGAAAGTTATTTGGTGCAAGCGCCATTGAGAAAATGATGAAAGTTATGCAAGGGTTGCAAGAGTTAGAAAGACATTGGTCTGTTATGAAAAGCTACCCAGGATATGAGCCGGGAACAAATACAATCAATCCAGCCGTGATTGAAGGTGGTAGGCATGCCGCATTCATAGCCGATGAATGCCGTTTATGGCTAACGGTTCACTTTTACCCAAATGAAACATATGAGCAAGTAGCAAAAGAGATAGAAGAACACATACATCATGTTGCTAAGGCAGACCCGTGGTTAAGAGAAAATCCGCCAAAGTTTGAATGGGGAGGCTCTTCTATGATAGAAGATCGTGGTGAGATTTTTCCTTCTTTAGAAGTAGATCCTGAACATAAGGCGGTTCAATTATTGTTAGGTTGTCATGAAACAACGTTAAAAGAACAGCTTGTTTTAAGTGTTTCTCCAACGGTCACGGATGGAGGTTGGTTTGGCGATGCCGGCATTCCAGCAGCGATTTATGGTCCTGGCGAATTAAAACATGCTCACTCCATTAATGAACAAGTTTCCATTCAACAATTAGTTGATTATACGAAGGTTCTTTTGCAGTTTATCTATGAATGGAGTCATACAAAAAAATAGTTTAGGAGATGAAGAAAATGAAATTTACAGATCATTTACAACAGAAATTAGAAAATATTTGGAAGAAAAATCACACACATCCGTTTGTTGTGGAAATGGGCAATGGAACGCTTGATGCGGAGAAGTTTCGTTTTTATATGATTCAAGATTACCTTTATTTAATTGATTACGCGAAGTTGTTTGGTATCGGAGCAATTAAAGCAACGGATTTACAAACGATGGAGAAATTTGCGGCATTAATGCATTCCACTCTACATGAAGAAATGGCTCTACACCGAAGCTATGCGGCTCGTTTTGGCATTTCTTTAGAAGAGTTGGAAAATGCGGAAGCTTCGCCTATTACGTTAGCTTATACGCATTATATGTTACATAAAGGCCAAAGCGGAACATTAGCCGAACTAGTGGCTGCATTATTGCCTTGTATGTGGAGTTATTGGGAGATTGGAAAAGAACTAAGCGAGATTCCTGGAGCTGCCGCGCATGAACTATACGGAGAATGGATTAGCATGTATAGCTCAGAAGAATTCGGAACATTAGCGAAATGGTGTATCGAGTTAATGGATCAATTAGCTGAAGGAAGAACAGAAACAGAACTCTTAGAATTAGAAGAAATTTTCTTAAACACAACACGTTTTGAATACATGTTCTGGGATATGGCGTATAACAATCAAATGTGGCCAGAGTGATGTGAAGTAGGGACGGGGATCTTTTCACACAAAATGGAGTACTTGACCTCAGAATGTGAAATAAACCCCGTCCCCATTTCTCCTAAGCTTCTCTTTTAAAATGCATATACCATGAAATACTCTTCGAAAATAGCAAGATATAAACGGCTACTCCGTACACAGTTATGGAGATCGCTTCCCATACAATCATTCCAGTTGTTCCATGGTTAGACCAAATGAATAGGATTCCGACTAAAATTCCACCGAGTAAAAAGATGACATTGATGACTTTCGCCCAGAGGTATCCTTTATGTATGAGAGATAAAATAAGCGCGTATATGCCTAAAAAGATTGCATCAATAATCGCAACGCCTAGCGTATGGTCGTTTAAAGCTGCATAGACAAAAATTGAAATAAATCCATGAAACACTAGTAAGCCAATAACAGCTGATAATACCTTTTTCCCTTGTTCTTCTATATTCTCCATCTGATTTGCTCCTTCTATATTTTTCCTAATTACATATATTCTATATTTAAGGAAGAAATTCCTTGTCAGTCATGTATACGTTCATATAAACCTTAGGAATACTTTGTATATAGTTTATTGTAGAATAATGCTATAATCATGGAATGCGTTTTGTGTCGGGAAGGAGTCAGTGAATTATGAAATTCTTAAAATCACAAATGAAACAATTAGTAAAAGATAATGAAGAACTACAAAAGAACTTAAAAGAGTTAATAAGTGAACACCAACTAGAAAAAAACTTTGCCTTAAAGGCTTTGTACCATTCCAAAGTAGCTGAAGGCGGAAAATACCAACAGGCATACCAAGCGTTAGATGATCCAAGTAGAAAATAAATCTATACACAGACTACAAAAAGACAAGCCAAATCTTTGAGGCTTGTCTTTTTGTATGTTGTGAAATTGGGGACGGGGTTTTTATCACTTTTTCTCATGTTTAAGATATCACACCGTTAAACAATCAATAATTAAATATACGTCGTTTCCGCAATTTCTCCAGTGAAAAAATCTAATAAGAATATTTTAACTCGTCCTTCGTTATATATGGTAAAGGATACCAATGACACTAAAGGGGATGACAGAACTGAAAGCTAGAAAAATCTTTATCGGCAACTACAAAGGCGGTGTAGGTAAAACAACAAGTGTATACTACCTAGCTCACTATTTAGCAAAACACTACAAAATCTTATTAATTGACCTAGACCCACAGTGTTCGTTAAGTGAAGTGTGTTTGAAAAGTACAGAGAAAGACTTAATCGATTTAGAGGATGACGAATCGTTAAACTATGTATTTGATATGTACCTTCAAGCGAAGAGATTACATCACACGAGGTTTTCCTTGAATACAGAGACGTTGATTAAAAACTGCATGAAAAATCATCCGAACATCGATTTTATTCCATCGAACCTGTTCTATAGTAATGGTGGTTTAGACGAAATAGCGATGGAAATGACAACGGAAAAAAACGGACTAGAAAATCTCTTTATCCTCCATAACTTTATTCAAGACCACCAATTAGAAGCAAAATATGATCTTATTATGTTTGACTGTCCTCCAACTAACAATCTCATTACCCAAAGCGGCTTTTTATTATCAGACTATTATTTAATTCCAACAATTATGGATAAGGTGAGTGCAAAAGGTGTAGCTCACTACATAAAGATTGTAAATAAAATCTATGATAAATATTGTTCCAACAAGGAATATTCTCATTTTGTAAAACTAATTTTCGGGGAGAAGCCGAAACTATTAGGAATTTTTGAAACGATGCGAAAAGGTACATCTCTACCTCAAGGACTAGGGGAGTTGAAACATTTAAAAATGTATAAAACGGTCATTAAAGATTTAAACAACATATCAGACGCGATGTCCAATGGGGGTATCAGCGAAGAACAGTATAAGTATAAAGAGTTAGCAATGGAAATCTTAAGAGAACTAGATCCTAGTTTAATAGAGGTGAGAGTATGAAGAAAGAAGATGCCATAAAAACTTTAACAAAGTGTAAGAGAATTTTAGAAACAGTAGATAAAATGTTACTTGCACGTGATATTCATATATTAGAAGAAGTTATTGTCGCGATTAAAGATGGAGTAGGCCAAGAAACCAAGATAGCTAATAAAACAAATAAAAAGGAACCTTTGAACGGAAAAGCATTTTTACAAGATTTATTAAATTATTTGCCACCTGCAGAACTATTGAGAAAATACAACTTGAATCTTCCTACCGCATTCTTAAGTGAAAGTAAGAATGTACTTATTTCTTGGAAAGAACTTAATAAAAACGAAAAAAGCAAGTTCAAAGTGAATGAATTACGAGCCATTTACGTACTCATCAATGACAGTGCAGCCTACAAAAAATCATGGACGAAAAAAGCATTAGTAGAAGAGATTGATAGTTCTGTAGCTTCCTTGCTACGGAGTGAGAGATTGACAAAGGTATTGTGAGTAGAGGTGATGGAGTGTAGGGTTGCGGTATTTATCCGACACTCCACTAATTTTTGTCGTAAACCCTGAGGGTAATTACAAAAATCCTATTTCTCTTTCGTTTTAAATAGAAAGCAAATGGAGACAATAGAACTAATGTTATTTTACGAGGAGATAGAACATGACTTTTTCAAATTCATATCGGATAGAGAAGGATACGTTAGGAGAAGTTAAAGTCCCAATTGACTCTTATTATGGTGCGCAAACACAGCGTGCGGTGGATAATTATCAAATAAGTGGAAGAAAACACTATCGCGATCGTTTATCAAAGCACTTGGAATTATTAAAGCTTCAGCGGCTAAAACGAATATGGAAAATGGCCTCCTTCAAGCGTCTTATGCAAATGCCATTATAAAAGTTTCAGAAGAAGTAGCTGAAGGAAAGTTAGATCACCATTTCGTAATAGACGTTTTCCAAGCAGGAGCGGGTACTTCACAAAACATGAATACTAATGAGGTAATCGCTAACAGAGCAACAGAGATTTTAGGAGAAGAACTTGAAGGTCTACGAATTCACCCAAATGACCATGTGAACATGTCACAATCAACAAATGATACTTTTCATGCTGCTATACATATTGCAGGAGCTGAAGGGGTAATGAATCAGCTGCTTCCGGCTATTGAAAGTTTACAAACAGTGCTTAAGAAAAAGTCCATTGAACTAATGCCAGTTGTGAAATCTGGTCGAACTCATCTACACGATGCTATTCCAATACGGCTAGGACAAGAGTTTTCAGGATATGCGGAAACTATTCAGGAAATGTATAAACAATTGGAAAAGACTTTGGACAGTTTGTATGAACTTGGTTTAGGTGGAACGGCAATTGGCACCCGTAATAATATTCATCCTAAGTATAGTGAGATAGTCATAAAAGAGGTAAGGAAGTATACAAACTTACCCTTTCGTGCTCCAACTGAAATGTTTTCATTTATGCAAAACACGAATGCGCCAATTCGAGTGATGCTTGTGCTAAAAGAACTTGCTATTCATTTAATAAAAATAACGAGTGATTTACGTTTACTCTCCTCGGGACCGAGGACTGGTCTGGCAGAAATTGCGTTACCATCTGTCCAACCAGGTTCTACTATCATGCCTGGAAAAGTAAACCCTGCCATTTTAGAAATGACCCATATGGTTTGTTGTCAAATAATCGGTTATGAAACAGCTATAGCAACAGCTGGTCTGGCAGGACAATTAGAAATAAATGTTATGATGCCATTCATCGCCTATACGTTTTTAGACGCGATTGAAATAATGTCCAACGCCATCTCCACATTAGTTTCAAAATGTATTTCTGGAATTGATGCAGAAAAAGAAAATTGCGAGAAGTGGATGAATGCTAGCTTAGCGCTAGTAACGGGGATAAGTTCTATCGTAGGTTATGACAAAGCATCGCAAATCGGAATGGAAGCAGATGAGCGTAAAGTAACCATAAAGCAAGTATTAGAAGAAAAAGGACTGCTTACACCAGAAATGGAAAAGGCGTTGGATCCGAAAAGTATGCTTTAATTGAGATGCTCTTCATATAATTTATGAACAGTACTTTGAATAAGCAAAAAGGTGAGAGTGCCTTTCATAAGTATTATGAACCGTACTTTGAATAAGAAAAAAGGTGAGAGTGCCTTTCATAAGTATTATGCACCGTACTTTGAATAAGAAAAAAGGTGAGAGTGCGTTTCATAAGCATTATGAACCGTACTTTGAATAAGCAAAAAGGTGAGAGTGCCTTTCATAAGTATTATGCACCGTACTTTGAATAAGAAAAAAGGTGAGAGTGCGTTTCATAAGCATTATGAACCGTACTTTGAATAAGCAAAAAGGTGAGAGTGCCTTTCATAAGTATTATGCACCGTACTTTGAATAAGAAAAAAGGTGAGAGTGCGTTTCATAAGCATTATGAACCGTACTTTGAATAAGAAAAAAGGTGAAAGTGCCTTTCATAAGCACTATGAACCGTACTTTGAATAAGAAAAAAGGTGAAAGTGCCTTTCATAAGTATTATGAACCGTACTTTGAATAAGAAAGAAGGTAAGAGTGCCATTCATAAGCATTATGAACCGTACTTTGAATAAGAAAAAAGGTGAGAGTGCCTTTCATAAGCACTATGAACCGTACTTTGAGTAAGAAAAAAGGTGAGAGTGCCTTTCATAAGTATTATGAACCGTACTTTGAGTAAGAAAAAAGGTGAAAGTGCCTTTCATAAGCACTATGAACCGAACTTTAATTAAGAAAAATGGAGAAAGTACCTTTCATAAACTCGAATTGACTATATGCTATGTGAGAAGAAGGCGTATATACACAAGTTGTGGTCTGAATGAGGGAAGACAAGAGGAGAAACAGTCCGTTAAAATAAAAGAACAGCAACCAAAAAAGTCTAGTAGCTGTTCCTTTTGAGTTTTAATATCGTAGAAATGTCTGTTGTCGATTGTGGTGTAATCTAAACAAACTATTGAATCGAAGTTACTGAGCCCGCTAAGCACTAAGCTTCTCCTTTAATAATTATATACCATGAAAATACTCTTCGGAAATATCAAAATAGAAAGGCTATTCCACCAATGGCTTCCCAATCGGTTAGTCCAGGTGTTGCAACTGTTAGACCTGAAGACTAGGATTTTTGTTTAAAATCCCACCGAGTAGTAAGATGATATGGAGGCCTTTTAAAAAGTAAATGTCTAAGTCAGACTTTGCTATATTAGAATATATTAGATCACCAAGTATTTCCTTGAATTTTATAATGGATAAGAAAAGGAAGTAACATGGCTGTTGCAAATCCTCCTATCCAGAAACTTAATTCCACAACTGAACAAATGCTCAAATTTTAAGGAAGTGAAATATTTTTTCTCCCCCCGTATCATTTTTCTATGTTTGAAACGTTAATATAATGAGTGGTGTTTAAAGGAGTGAACAAAACGATGAAAGAAAAACAACGAGCAGTTGCATCCAACGATATAGTCGAGGAACAATTACTAAAAAAATATGAAAAACTTAGACGGTATTGCTTGTTTTTAACTAAAAATGAATGGGATGGTAATGACCTTGCTCAAGAAACGTTTGTGAAAATCTTAAATAAGTACCGTAATAGTTCCATTATTAGTACTCGGCTTTTGCAAAAAACAGCTTATCATCAATGGGTGGACACGACGAGAAAACGAAAAAGAGAGGACCTTTTAGAAGAAGTGGAACAGTCAGCGTATGTGGATAAAATGGAGAGCTCGTTTATCATTACGGAGCTATTATTAAAAAATCTTACACCAAAGCAAGCTATCACTTTTCTTTTAAAAGAGGCTTTTCATTACAAATCTCATGAAATTGCGAAGATATTACAAATGTCAGAGGGATCTGTTAAATCCATCGTTCACCGATACAAAAATCGAATCGAAAAAGGAAATTTGGAAGAGGAGTCCTCTATCATCGATTCTTTTTGGGAGGAAGAGGAAACAGAATGGTTATCGAGATTAATAAATACGAGTATCCGTAACCAAGATCCTACTGTTTTAATCCAAGCAATTCCGACTATTCAAACATTACAATCAAACGCTCCTGCTCTAAATTATTCGCATCGTTCAACTCGTATACACACTTCTCACTATGGATTAAGGATGGCAGCATAGTAAGAAGGAGGGAATTAATCATGAGTATGATCCCGTATGTGATTGAACAATCGAGCCGAGGAGAAAGATCCTACGACATCTATTCTCGTCTTTTAAAAGACCGTATTGTTATGATTGGTGATGAAATAAACGACCAAATAGCCAACAGCGTAGTTGCGCAGCTTTTGTTTTTAGCTGCGGATGATCCAGATAAAGATATTTCCATTTATATTAATAGTCCAGGTGGGTCTACAACTGCAGGTTTTGCTATTCTCGATACGATGAATTATATCAAGCCAGATGTTAGAACTATTTGTATTGGAATGGCGGCATCATTTGGTGCACTTTTGTTAATGTCCGGTACAAAAGGAAAAAGACTCGCTCTCCCAAATAGTGAAATCATGATCCACCAGCCTTTAGGTGGGGCAAGAGGGCAAGCAACCGATATTGAAATATCGGCGCGTAGAATTTTAAAATTGAAAGAAGACACCAATA is drawn from Bacillus alkalisoli and contains these coding sequences:
- a CDS encoding manganese catalase family protein — its product is MYFYREDLINMIVPDKPDPHAAKVLQEALGGQFGEMRTLMQFSFQSANFRGKEKQYRDLIRGVFLEELSHVELVQSTINQLLNDTGGDMPGNQASDGAPLDDVIQAGANPHHYIIGAKASLPVDAGGNPWNGSWVYDHGNLVANLLNNVVLESTGVLQKSRIYEMSDNKTLRETIAFLIVRDNAHQNAFAKALETLGVDWGKLFPVPNYDINKYPECRKYVEMGFHNAQFNFRLDETRMGEIFQGTTPSRNGGNLSVIAPPNGYPVPEMPDMPNEHAPGLYDLNN
- a CDS encoding ParA family protein; translation: MTELKARKIFIGNYKGGVGKTTSVYYLAHYLAKHYKILLIDLDPQCSLSEVCLKSTEKDLIDLEDDESLNYVFDMYLQAKRLHHTRFSLNTETLIKNCMKNHPNIDFIPSNLFYSNGGLDEIAMEMTTEKNGLENLFILHNFIQDHQLEAKYDLIMFDCPPTNNLITQSGFLLSDYYLIPTIMDKVSAKGVAHYIKIVNKIYDKYCSNKEYSHFVKLIFGEKPKLLGIFETMRKGTSLPQGLGELKHLKMYKTVIKDLNNISDAMSNGGISEEQYKYKELAMEILRELDPSLIEVRV
- a CDS encoding lyase family protein — its product is MKASAAKTNMENGLLQASYANAIIKVSEEVAEGKLDHHFVIDVFQAGAGTSQNMNTNEVIANRATEILGEELEGLRIHPNDHVNMSQSTNDTFHAAIHIAGAEGVMNQLLPAIESLQTVLKKKSIELMPVVKSGRTHLHDAIPIRLGQEFSGYAETIQEMYKQLEKTLDSLYELGLGGTAIGTRNNIHPKYSEIVIKEVRKYTNLPFRAPTEMFSFMQNTNAPIRVMLVLKELAIHLIKITSDLRLLSSGPRTGLAEIALPSVQPGSTIMPGKVNPAILEMTHMVCCQIIGYETAIATAGLAGQLEINVMMPFIAYTFLDAIEIMSNAISTLVSKCISGIDAEKENCEKWMNASLALVTGISSIVGYDKASQIGMEADERKVTIKQVLEEKGLLTPEMEKALDPKSML
- the tenA gene encoding thiaminase II, with the translated sequence MKFTDHLQQKLENIWKKNHTHPFVVEMGNGTLDAEKFRFYMIQDYLYLIDYAKLFGIGAIKATDLQTMEKFAALMHSTLHEEMALHRSYAARFGISLEELENAEASPITLAYTHYMLHKGQSGTLAELVAALLPCMWSYWEIGKELSEIPGAAAHELYGEWISMYSSEEFGTLAKWCIELMDQLAEGRTETELLELEEIFLNTTRFEYMFWDMAYNNQMWPE
- a CDS encoding DUF5336 domain-containing protein, which codes for MENIEEQGKKVLSAVIGLLVFHGFISIFVYAALNDHTLGVAIIDAIFLGIYALILSLIHKGYLWAKVINVIFLLGGILVGILFIWSNHGTTGMIVWEAISITVYGVAVYILLFSKSISWYMHFKREA
- a CDS encoding acetylornithine deacetylase, which codes for MRGNQQRCLTEPKEKGGNTLKHNVDELIQLVEERQDELVDLLCKLIQYETPAPPARNTSEAQRFIAGFLQEKGFAIDTWDVYPGDPNVVGVLKGTNSDQYKSLIINGHVDVAEVDESEEWETDPFTPIVRDGVVIGRGAADMKGGLAGALFAIQLLHEAGIELPGDLTFQSVIGEEVGEAGTLQCCKRGYTADFALVVDTSNLQVQGQGGVITGWVTVKSKQTHHDATRKNMIHAGGKLFGASAIEKMMKVMQGLQELERHWSVMKSYPGYEPGTNTINPAVIEGGRHAAFIADECRLWLTVHFYPNETYEQVAKEIEEHIHHVAKADPWLRENPPKFEWGGSSMIEDRGEIFPSLEVDPEHKAVQLLLGCHETTLKEQLVLSVSPTVTDGGWFGDAGIPAAIYGPGELKHAHSINEQVSIQQLVDYTKVLLQFIYEWSHTKK
- a CDS encoding sigma factor-like helix-turn-helix DNA-binding protein — encoded protein: MKEKQRAVASNDIVEEQLLKKYEKLRRYCLFLTKNEWDGNDLAQETFVKILNKYRNSSIISTRLLQKTAYHQWVDTTRKRKREDLLEEVEQSAYVDKMESSFIITELLLKNLTPKQAITFLLKEAFHYKSHEIAKILQMSEGSVKSIVHRYKNRIEKGNLEEESSIIDSFWEEEETEWLSRLINTSIRNQDPTVLIQAIPTIQTLQSNAPALNYSHRSTRIHTSHYGLRMAA
- the clpP gene encoding ATP-dependent Clp endopeptidase proteolytic subunit ClpP, giving the protein MSMIPYVIEQSSRGERSYDIYSRLLKDRIVMIGDEINDQIANSVVAQLLFLAADDPDKDISIYINSPGGSTTAGFAILDTMNYIKPDVRTICIGMAASFGALLLMSGTKGKRLALPNSEIMIHQPLGGARGQATDIEISARRILKLKEDTNKLIAQLTGQPVEKVERDTDRDNFMTAEEAKAYGIVDEIIKNR